The Bernardetia litoralis DSM 6794 genome includes a window with the following:
- a CDS encoding GAF domain-containing protein, which translates to MNIKHLKISQKLAILFSGLFVMLLLHYFLVFKLDANILDDGTKLDIAQRNGMAIQQAIFYLRNVVDGNHQTDLNDLSNRVSLINSNLDILQNGGVYTARFNEEIEVKAIEKDINTQLLAFKRLWKDFDRRFTKIRTTSQLHHDSLLVYYIAETTSSSLQFPVEEDLFSLGSLGNLDGGLDDLGDLSLSFDNNNTNTALSTNYRKVEYQFDNILNGSIVPDVNFIIRNTEKLILLNKNLENSLSTRLHYDQVRLRYWMVALFLINAIVIGVGYWFVVKTSLHPLLKIRQLINRLAAGDISRTLLARSHDEVGSLIQDLSRFSQGLEHITDFATQVGKGNFDENFEVRSKKDKLGYALLEMRNDLKQNSEEDKKRNWTNEGTAKFSDILRQHAQDMEALSYQLISNLVHYLGANQGGIYSLEKEGNENDAKANLVLKAAYAYNKQKFINQSIPVEQGLLGQAVMEKGHLYFNQISSDYIRLTSGLGEATPSYLLIVPLISNDEVHGVIEIASFKPIEKYQLSFVIKLSESIAATLSNVRSNERTKLLLEESQMYAEQMRAQEEEMRQSMEELTTTQEELERIQGSLKERLTNYEAVVNSTKSMILALDGEYNIKVLNRSYAAMLRRLKGTEVPNGSNILEILTQEQLEYWKPHYERALGGESFTMVSNIKNSEFEDVYYELEFFPLIATSGIITGFAIVNREVTSLNPVRFTEYDNIIPIV; encoded by the coding sequence ATGAATATCAAACATCTAAAAATTAGTCAAAAATTGGCAATTCTGTTTTCAGGATTGTTTGTGATGCTTTTGCTTCATTATTTTTTAGTTTTTAAATTAGATGCCAATATTTTAGATGACGGAACAAAACTAGATATTGCACAGCGCAATGGAATGGCAATTCAACAAGCTATTTTCTATCTCCGAAATGTAGTAGATGGAAATCACCAAACCGACCTCAATGACCTTAGCAACCGAGTAAGTTTAATTAATTCTAATTTAGATATTCTTCAAAATGGAGGAGTTTATACAGCTCGTTTTAATGAAGAAATAGAAGTAAAAGCAATTGAAAAAGATATAAATACTCAATTATTAGCCTTTAAACGCTTGTGGAAAGATTTTGATAGACGTTTTACCAAAATCAGAACTACCAGCCAGTTACACCATGATAGCCTCCTTGTCTATTATATTGCTGAAACAACAAGTTCATCTTTACAATTTCCAGTGGAAGAGGATTTATTTTCTTTAGGGAGTTTGGGTAATTTAGATGGAGGACTAGATGACTTAGGAGATTTATCCCTTTCTTTTGACAATAATAATACAAATACAGCTCTTTCTACCAATTACAGAAAAGTGGAGTATCAATTTGATAATATTCTAAATGGAAGTATTGTTCCAGATGTAAATTTTATTATTCGTAATACTGAAAAGCTCATTTTGCTCAACAAAAACCTAGAAAATTCTCTTTCTACTCGTTTGCATTATGACCAAGTTCGTTTGCGTTATTGGATGGTTGCCCTTTTCTTAATTAATGCTATCGTTATTGGAGTAGGTTATTGGTTTGTTGTCAAAACTTCTTTGCATCCTCTTCTCAAAATACGCCAGCTTATTAATCGTCTTGCAGCAGGAGATATTTCTCGTACACTTTTGGCTCGTTCTCACGATGAAGTTGGTAGTTTGATTCAAGATTTAAGTCGTTTTTCACAAGGATTAGAACATATTACAGACTTTGCAACTCAAGTAGGAAAGGGAAATTTTGATGAAAATTTTGAGGTGCGAAGCAAAAAAGATAAATTAGGATATGCTCTCTTGGAAATGCGAAATGACTTAAAACAAAACTCAGAAGAGGATAAAAAAAGAAACTGGACTAATGAAGGAACAGCAAAATTTTCTGATATTTTACGCCAACATGCACAAGATATGGAAGCCCTTTCTTATCAACTTATTTCTAATTTAGTGCATTATTTGGGAGCTAACCAAGGAGGAATTTATAGCTTAGAAAAAGAAGGAAATGAGAATGATGCAAAAGCAAATCTTGTTTTGAAGGCTGCTTATGCTTACAATAAACAAAAATTTATAAATCAATCTATTCCTGTCGAACAAGGTCTTTTAGGGCAGGCAGTTATGGAAAAAGGGCATTTATATTTTAATCAAATTTCGTCTGATTATATTCGTTTGACTTCTGGATTAGGTGAAGCAACTCCAAGTTATTTATTGATTGTTCCTTTAATTTCAAATGATGAGGTACATGGAGTTATCGAAATTGCATCTTTCAAACCTATTGAAAAATATCAACTTTCTTTTGTCATTAAATTATCTGAAAGTATTGCTGCTACACTATCAAATGTAAGAAGTAACGAACGCACAAAATTACTCCTAGAAGAATCTCAAATGTATGCAGAACAAATGCGAGCGCAAGAAGAAGAAATGCGTCAAAGTATGGAAGAACTCACAACCACACAAGAAGAACTAGAACGCATTCAAGGAAGTTTAAAAGAACGTCTAACAAATTATGAAGCTGTTGTAAATAGTACTAAAAGTATGATTTTGGCTCTTGATGGAGAGTATAATATTAAGGTTTTGAATCGTTCCTATGCAGCAATGTTGAGAAGGTTAAAAGGAACAGAAGTACCAAATGGCTCAAATATTTTAGAAATTTTGACACAAGAACAATTAGAATATTGGAAGCCACATTATGAACGTGCCTTAGGTGGCGAATCGTTTACAATGGTTTCGAATATCAAAAATTCAGAATTTGAAGATGTGTATTACGAATTAGAATTCTTTCCTCTCATTGCTACAAGTGGCATAATTACAGGTTTTGCGATTGTAAATAGAGAAGTAACTTCACTTAATCCTGTTCGTTTTACAGAATATGATAATATTATTCCGATTGTGTAA
- a CDS encoding vWA domain-containing protein, with amino-acid sequence MIWNNDLGILETVFTLIFLLLYGLYIFRTHKKAKYLRTSSKYVWLKFVLRSSYFILLLLALLGPSFGETKQEVKSVGKDIFYLVDLSRSMDAIDIQPSRMERIKHELKGITAAFPSDRQGIIIFSSEAFLQCPLTSDQSALQLILESLNTGLVPSGGTDFAPPLQMALEKFASDEDTQTNSKIIIMISDGEDFGEETDDAIDEIEDLGIKLFALGIGTEQGGKIPSGSGFKKDTRNGETIITKLNPSDLQDLADQTGGKYFEIGETKNDVQRLINSIQAIQGEVRGVKQIDTKTNKYYYFLYAALFLAIIDVLFTVKVIKI; translated from the coding sequence ATGATTTGGAACAATGACTTAGGCATTCTTGAAACTGTATTTACTCTTATTTTTTTACTTTTATATGGTCTTTATATTTTCAGAACGCACAAAAAAGCAAAATATCTTCGAACGTCTTCAAAATACGTTTGGCTAAAATTCGTTCTGCGAAGTAGCTATTTTATTTTACTTCTTTTGGCTCTTCTAGGTCCTTCTTTTGGTGAAACTAAACAAGAAGTAAAAAGTGTAGGTAAAGATATTTTTTATTTGGTAGATTTATCTCGTTCAATGGACGCAATAGATATTCAGCCTTCAAGAATGGAACGTATTAAGCACGAACTTAAAGGAATTACGGCAGCTTTTCCATCTGACAGACAAGGAATTATTATTTTTTCATCAGAAGCATTTCTTCAATGCCCTCTTACAAGCGACCAAAGTGCATTACAATTAATTTTAGAATCTCTTAATACAGGACTTGTGCCGAGTGGAGGAACTGATTTTGCACCTCCTTTACAAATGGCATTAGAAAAATTTGCTAGTGATGAGGATACCCAAACAAATTCTAAAATTATCATTATGATAAGTGATGGAGAAGATTTTGGCGAAGAAACTGATGATGCTATTGATGAAATTGAAGATTTAGGAATCAAACTTTTTGCTTTAGGAATTGGAACAGAACAAGGTGGAAAAATTCCTTCTGGAAGTGGATTTAAGAAAGATACTCGCAATGGAGAGACAATTATTACAAAATTAAATCCATCTGATTTGCAAGATTTGGCAGACCAAACAGGAGGGAAGTATTTTGAAATTGGAGAAACTAAAAATGATGTTCAGCGTCTAATAAATTCTATTCAAGCTATTCAAGGAGAAGTGAGAGGAGTAAAACAAATTGATACAAAGACAAATAAATATTATTATTTCCTCTATGCAGCTCTGTTTTTAGCAATTATTGATGTTTTATTTACTGTGAAAGTGATTAAGATATAA
- a CDS encoding DNA cytosine methyltransferase produces MKFIDLFCGIGGFRIAFEELGGECVFSADIDKYACTTYKDNFGDFPLRDITKVDENEIPNFDILCAGFPCQPFSIGGLRKGFEDIRGTLFFDIERILRAKKPKAFILENVKGLVNHEKGKTLEIILNKLGSKINGIINSEKHDDCLNYNVFYKVVNSKTFGVPQNRERIYIIGFENDINFKFPSANKSKLLSDIIDNTQEKNTITPILNYNIDFHLEKHKNLDTIKDLEYLLAYEVRKSRCTFRFDNLSPTLTAKMGTGGNNIPVLVNQKRRLTVEECLQIQGFPKGFKIKPNYHQSYKQIGNSVSVPVIRALAKEIYKFI; encoded by the coding sequence ATGAAATTTATAGATTTATTTTGTGGTATTGGTGGATTTAGAATTGCTTTTGAAGAATTAGGAGGAGAATGTGTCTTTAGTGCAGATATTGATAAATATGCCTGTACAACCTATAAAGATAATTTTGGAGATTTCCCTTTAAGAGATATTACTAAAGTTGATGAAAATGAAATACCAAATTTTGACATTTTATGTGCTGGTTTTCCTTGTCAGCCTTTTAGTATTGGAGGACTTCGAAAAGGGTTTGAAGATATAAGAGGAACACTTTTTTTTGATATCGAACGGATTTTGAGAGCAAAAAAACCTAAAGCATTTATTTTAGAAAATGTAAAAGGATTAGTAAATCACGAAAAAGGTAAAACTTTAGAAATAATTTTGAATAAATTAGGTTCAAAAATTAACGGAATTATCAATTCTGAAAAACATGATGATTGTTTAAATTATAATGTCTTTTATAAAGTAGTCAATTCTAAAACTTTTGGAGTTCCTCAAAATAGGGAGAGAATTTATATCATTGGTTTTGAAAATGATATAAATTTTAAATTTCCTTCTGCAAATAAATCAAAATTATTAAGTGATATTATTGACAATACACAAGAAAAAAATACTATTACTCCAATTTTAAATTATAATATCGATTTTCATTTAGAAAAGCATAAAAATTTAGATACAATAAAAGATTTAGAGTATTTACTTGCTTATGAAGTCAGAAAATCAAGATGTACATTTAGATTTGATAATTTATCGCCAACTTTAACAGCCAAAATGGGAACAGGAGGAAATAATATTCCTGTTTTGGTAAATCAGAAACGAAGACTTACAGTTGAGGAATGTTTACAGATACAAGGTTTTCCTAAAGGTTTTAAAATCAAACCTAATTATCATCAGAGTTATAAACAGATTGGAAATAGTGTTTCTGTTCCTGTTATTCGTGCTTTGGCAAAGGAAATTTATAAGTTTATCTAG
- a CDS encoding DNA cytosine methyltransferase, with translation MNILSLFDGISCARIALEKAGIEVNNYYASEIDKYAIQVAKKNFPSTIHLGDIRNIDVSDLPKIDLLIGGSPCQDLSQAQKGLGLQGEKSSLFYEYIRLLKKLEPTYFLLENVKNKWGNLMSEYVGVDYVDINSGLFSAQSRPRYYWTNIDFDNFPTEITPLAIKDILEKKADEKYFFDRTEINDFVSKTSTNKNASKDGLIKVFDLPKDVWNDHERQRRVFSIEGKSPTVLARADTTKILIDNKIRKLTPLECERLQGVPDNYTSICSDTQRYKMVGNGFTVHVIEHFLRGINKQPIEISNNRKVIESEKIKKIEPIEKVEQLQLFA, from the coding sequence ATGAATATATTAAGCCTATTTGATGGAATTTCTTGTGCTAGAATTGCACTAGAAAAAGCAGGAATCGAAGTAAATAATTACTACGCTTCTGAAATAGATAAATATGCAATTCAAGTAGCAAAAAAGAATTTTCCTTCTACAATTCATTTGGGAGACATTCGAAATATTGATGTTTCTGATTTACCCAAAATTGATTTATTAATTGGTGGAAGTCCATGCCAAGATTTGAGTCAAGCACAAAAAGGATTAGGACTTCAAGGCGAAAAATCATCTTTATTTTACGAATATATACGACTTTTAAAAAAATTAGAACCTACTTATTTTTTGCTTGAAAATGTAAAAAATAAATGGGGAAATTTGATGAGTGAATATGTAGGAGTTGATTATGTAGATATTAATTCGGGTTTGTTTTCAGCTCAATCTCGTCCTAGATATTATTGGACAAATATTGATTTTGATAATTTTCCAACTGAAATAACTCCATTAGCTATAAAAGATATTTTAGAAAAAAAGGCTGATGAAAAGTATTTTTTTGATAGAACTGAAATAAATGATTTTGTCAGCAAAACTTCTACAAATAAAAATGCTTCAAAAGATGGATTAATAAAAGTATTTGACTTGCCTAAAGATGTTTGGAATGACCACGAAAGACAACGAAGAGTTTTCTCTATTGAAGGAAAATCGCCTACCGTTTTGGCAAGAGCTGATACTACCAAAATTTTGATTGATAATAAAATCAGAAAACTAACTCCTTTGGAATGTGAAAGATTGCAAGGAGTTCCTGATAATTATACTTCAATTTGTAGTGATACACAACGTTACAAAATGGTTGGAAATGGTTTTACAGTACATGTAATTGAACATTTTTTGAGAGGAATTAATAAACAACCTATTGAAATTAGCAACAACAGAAAAGTTATAGAGTCAGAAAAAATTAAGAAAATAGAACCAATAGAAAAAGTAGAACAATTACAATTATTTGCATGA
- a CDS encoding Fic family protein translates to MYEIKKLPLPFEVETKEVLKKTTLASRALAELKSISKTIPNESILISTLTLQEAKDSSAVENIITTHDELFKVQTFDNLFTSSAAKEVQNYVQALKEGFEMVRKTGLLRVNDIIVIQETLEHNKAGFRQQAGTTLKNANTGEIIYTSPQEYDTIMELMENLVYFINDNEVSDLDPLVKMAIIHFQFETIHPFYDGNGRTGRIINILYLILQDLLEIPTLYLSRFIIQNKQEYYQRLQAVRDNTKNTEDWIKWILFILTGVEQIAKETTVLIQDIKILMQNYKNRIRGTYSFYSQDLLNNLFKYPYTKIEFIEKDLNVSRPTASSYLNRLAKDGLLEKIKVGKTNYYINKPLYNLLVNKMI, encoded by the coding sequence ATGTACGAAATAAAAAAACTACCTCTACCATTTGAAGTAGAAACAAAGGAAGTATTAAAGAAAACAACACTAGCAAGTAGAGCTTTAGCTGAACTAAAAAGTATTTCGAAGACTATCCCAAACGAAAGTATTCTTATCAGTACACTTACTCTACAAGAAGCAAAGGATAGTTCGGCTGTCGAAAATATAATCACTACTCACGACGAACTCTTTAAAGTTCAAACATTTGATAATCTATTTACTTCTTCGGCTGCTAAAGAGGTTCAAAACTATGTTCAAGCATTGAAAGAAGGTTTTGAAATGGTTAGAAAAACAGGATTATTGAGAGTAAATGACATTATAGTTATTCAAGAAACATTAGAACACAATAAAGCTGGTTTTAGACAACAAGCAGGTACAACACTCAAAAATGCTAATACAGGAGAGATAATTTATACCTCCCCTCAAGAATATGACACCATTATGGAGCTAATGGAAAATTTAGTGTATTTCATAAATGATAATGAAGTATCAGACCTAGATCCACTTGTAAAAATGGCTATTATACATTTTCAATTTGAGACTATTCATCCATTTTATGATGGAAATGGACGAACAGGAAGAATTATCAATATTCTATACCTTATTTTGCAAGATTTATTAGAAATACCTACCCTATACTTGAGCCGTTTTATTATCCAAAACAAACAAGAGTATTATCAAAGGTTACAAGCTGTTAGAGATAATACCAAAAATACAGAAGATTGGATAAAATGGATACTTTTTATACTTACAGGAGTGGAGCAAATCGCAAAAGAAACAACTGTCTTGATTCAAGATATAAAAATATTGATGCAAAACTACAAAAATAGAATTAGAGGAACATACAGTTTTTATAGCCAAGATTTACTCAATAACCTATTCAAATACCCTTACACAAAGATAGAGTTTATAGAAAAAGACCTAAACGTGTCTAGACCTACAGCAAGTAGCTATTTAAACCGTTTAGCAAAAGATGGTTTATTAGAAAAAATAAAAGTTGGAAAAACAAATTACTATATCAATAAGCCTTTGTACAATCTACTTGTAAACAAAATGATATAA
- a CDS encoding IS4 family transposase, with protein sequence MAKAKYASSSKVTKLVTVLSSHLTEFHLARVQFIGLFVIAVIKVGLGGLIQIATAFERNVECSSSLRRIERFLNDYHLDFKAITRLIVSLQGMDKWKDIVLCLDRTNWKVGKKNVNVLLLSAAYKNVSTPLIWSVFPKKGNSSTEERIELIERFLSIFPNLSISSIVADREFVGQKWFTYLSRKNVDFVMRLKSNFKATRKGKTKSIAAWCRGLAISETYHLDGVFIVNGVEVYLSVSRTQKGYIYLASPVFLENAFELYKQRWEIETLFKALKTQGFKLENTKLTEPEKIAKLLALCSIAFVWCYKVGEWKHKTTKIRVCSNGHNEYSFFRYGLLEIKKILNNPMIKEAKFNQKIKVLSME encoded by the coding sequence ATGGCAAAAGCAAAGTATGCTTCTAGTAGTAAAGTTACAAAATTAGTTACTGTTTTATCTTCTCATTTGACAGAGTTTCATCTTGCACGAGTTCAATTTATAGGTCTTTTTGTAATAGCTGTTATAAAAGTAGGCTTAGGAGGATTAATTCAAATTGCTACGGCTTTTGAACGGAATGTAGAATGCAGCTCCTCTTTACGTCGTATTGAACGCTTTTTAAATGATTATCACCTTGATTTTAAGGCAATTACTCGTTTAATTGTTTCTTTACAAGGTATGGATAAGTGGAAGGATATTGTTTTATGTCTTGACCGTACCAATTGGAAAGTGGGTAAAAAAAATGTAAATGTTTTGTTGCTTTCAGCAGCCTATAAGAATGTTTCAACTCCTCTTATTTGGTCTGTTTTTCCAAAAAAAGGAAACTCTTCTACTGAAGAGCGTATCGAATTAATAGAACGTTTTTTATCTATTTTTCCTAATCTGTCTATTTCTTCTATTGTAGCAGATAGGGAGTTTGTAGGTCAAAAATGGTTTACTTATCTGTCAAGAAAAAACGTTGATTTTGTAATGCGACTAAAGTCTAATTTTAAAGCGACTAGAAAGGGTAAAACAAAGTCAATTGCAGCATGGTGTAGAGGACTGGCTATTTCAGAAACATATCATTTAGATGGTGTTTTTATAGTCAATGGGGTAGAGGTATATTTATCTGTAAGTAGGACACAAAAAGGATATATTTATCTTGCTTCACCTGTTTTTTTAGAAAACGCTTTTGAGCTGTATAAACAACGTTGGGAGATAGAAACGTTGTTTAAGGCTCTAAAAACACAAGGTTTTAAGCTAGAAAATACAAAATTGACAGAACCAGAGAAAATAGCTAAATTACTTGCTCTTTGTTCTATTGCATTTGTTTGGTGTTACAAAGTAGGAGAGTGGAAACATAAAACAACAAAAATAAGGGTCTGTTCAAATGGGCATAATGAATACTCTTTTTTCCGATATGGATTACTAGAAATCAAAAAAATACTCAATAATCCAATGATTAAAGAAGCCAAATTCAATCAGAAAATTAAAGTTTTGTCAATGGAGTGA
- a CDS encoding J domain-containing protein, with protein MKNTSEDKQVIPIIDKKKKELSKLESLFNYRIKRVKRLKDNLNLASTQIQFFRTETIAKIIPINNKVGKQQVILVHALVKVFDEKILKGKKEREKFEELILFLIEDLIFEKEQEGLDELYARFSKQTVEETQKEAEQEEKEKLIRVMDMMGLELSDEDKEKLLNGEEEESAELLEELERKLSDENLEAHKQSFFESFGFEERKKSKQQIEKEEKRNQELENISKTVKQVYKELMKELHPDKEPDEIKRLEKTELAQEITEAYRNDDLFTLLSIQLAQIDKIDNTKLSEDKVNYFNTMLLKQARELETQKTQMGREAGLPYELVDSLGKKDFESFAKRIINKQKKEIQEVLNQVNLQIENIESKNKRYIKKFVEENYEDLIEHPPFDFSMLSEFFR; from the coding sequence ATGAAAAACACTTCTGAAGACAAACAAGTTATTCCAATTATTGATAAAAAAAAGAAAGAACTCTCCAAACTAGAAAGTCTGTTTAATTATCGTATCAAACGTGTCAAAAGATTAAAAGATAACCTAAATTTGGCTTCTACACAAATTCAGTTTTTTCGTACAGAAACAATAGCTAAAATTATTCCTATCAATAATAAAGTTGGAAAACAACAAGTTATTTTAGTGCATGCTTTAGTAAAAGTTTTTGATGAAAAAATCTTAAAAGGTAAAAAAGAAAGAGAAAAATTTGAAGAATTAATTTTATTTTTGATTGAAGATTTAATTTTTGAGAAAGAACAAGAAGGGTTAGACGAACTCTACGCACGTTTTTCAAAACAAACCGTAGAAGAAACTCAAAAAGAAGCAGAACAAGAAGAAAAAGAAAAACTAATTCGGGTCATGGATATGATGGGACTTGAGCTTAGTGATGAGGACAAAGAAAAACTATTAAACGGTGAAGAAGAGGAAAGTGCAGAGCTTTTAGAAGAACTAGAGAGAAAATTATCAGATGAAAACTTGGAAGCACATAAACAATCTTTTTTTGAGAGTTTTGGATTTGAAGAACGCAAGAAAAGCAAGCAACAGATAGAAAAAGAAGAAAAAAGAAACCAAGAACTAGAAAATATCAGTAAAACAGTAAAACAGGTTTATAAAGAACTCATGAAAGAGTTGCACCCTGATAAAGAACCTGATGAAATTAAAAGATTAGAAAAAACTGAACTTGCCCAAGAAATTACAGAAGCCTACCGAAATGATGACTTATTTACTTTACTGTCAATACAATTAGCACAAATTGATAAAATTGATAACACAAAATTGAGTGAAGATAAAGTAAATTATTTCAATACTATGTTGCTCAAACAAGCTCGTGAATTAGAAACACAAAAAACACAAATGGGAAGAGAAGCAGGGCTTCCTTATGAGTTAGTGGATTCATTAGGAAAAAAAGACTTTGAGTCTTTTGCAAAAAGAATTATTAATAAGCAAAAGAAAGAAATACAAGAAGTATTAAATCAAGTAAATCTACAAATAGAAAATATAGAATCTAAAAACAAACGATATATTAAAAAATTTGTAGAGGAGAATTATGAAGATCTTATCGAACATCCCCCATTTGATTTTTCAATGTTGAGTGAATTTTTTAGATAG
- a CDS encoding ribonucleoside-diphosphate reductase small subunit: MSNIPSKELLHEPLLAENPNRFVLFPIKHDDIWQMYKQAEASFWTAEEIDLSNDMRDWEAMSENERHFVKHVLAFFAASDGIVNENLVVNFMKEVQLPEARCFYGFQVMAENIHAETYSLLIDGYIKGTKEKDYLFNALDNLECVAKKGNWALKWIESDNFAERLVAFAAVEGIFFSGSFCSIFWLKKRGLMPGLTFSNELISRDEGLHCDFACLLYNNYIENKLPKERIIEIITDAVKIEQEFVTDAIPVSLIGMNADLMSQYIEFVADRLLNELNCEKQYNSTNPFPFMEMISLQGKTNFFEKRVGEYQKAGVMNNNDDSPKFSLDEDF, translated from the coding sequence ATGTCAAATATACCATCTAAAGAACTTTTACACGAGCCTTTACTTGCCGAAAACCCAAATCGTTTTGTCCTTTTTCCTATTAAACACGACGATATTTGGCAAATGTACAAACAAGCAGAAGCTAGTTTTTGGACTGCTGAAGAAATAGACCTTTCCAATGACATGAGAGATTGGGAAGCAATGAGTGAAAATGAACGCCATTTTGTAAAACATGTACTTGCTTTTTTTGCTGCTTCTGACGGAATTGTAAATGAAAATTTAGTTGTCAATTTTATGAAGGAAGTTCAGCTTCCTGAAGCTCGTTGTTTTTATGGATTTCAAGTAATGGCAGAAAATATCCACGCCGAAACCTACTCACTTTTGATTGATGGATACATAAAAGGTACAAAAGAAAAAGATTATTTATTCAATGCGTTGGATAATTTGGAATGTGTAGCCAAAAAAGGAAATTGGGCATTGAAATGGATTGAAAGTGATAATTTTGCCGAGCGTTTGGTGGCTTTTGCTGCTGTGGAAGGAATCTTTTTTAGTGGTAGTTTTTGTTCTATCTTTTGGCTCAAAAAACGTGGCTTAATGCCAGGGCTTACTTTTTCGAATGAGCTTATTTCTCGTGATGAAGGTTTGCACTGTGATTTTGCTTGTTTGCTTTACAACAATTATATTGAAAACAAACTTCCAAAAGAACGTATTATTGAAATTATTACAGATGCTGTAAAAATTGAACAAGAATTTGTAACTGATGCAATTCCTGTAAGTTTGATTGGAATGAATGCTGATTTGATGAGCCAATATATTGAGTTTGTGGCTGATAGATTATTAAATGAATTGAATTGTGAAAAACAATATAATAGTACAAATCCTTTTCCGTTTATGGAAATGATTAGTCTTCAAGGAAAAACAAATTTCTTTGAAAAACGTGTGGGTGAATACCAAAAAGCAGGTGTTATGAACAACAATGATGATTCTCCTAAGTTTTCTTTAGATGAAGATTTTTAG